One window of the Eucalyptus grandis isolate ANBG69807.140 chromosome 6, ASM1654582v1, whole genome shotgun sequence genome contains the following:
- the LOC104452259 gene encoding putative receptor-like protein kinase At1g80870 produces MPSRSFPPSPGLAGPSSFNRNEVLFLVLTISSSLVIILTILYLLYHFYHSIANGPRTIPFDSSAPLKIERFSYKELKSATSDFDEANMIGKGGSGTVFKGVLKDGKLVAVKRLDAMSLETEREFQNELQILGGLRSPFLINLLGYCVEKNKRILVYEYMPNRSLQELLFGEGDSSSSLSWERRFAIILDVARALEFLHLGCDPPVIHGDVKPSNVLLDSELRAKVSDFGLSRMKIEGEYGVDMFSQDLGKSQDLWKSQELSGTLTAETPAIATPVEQAECVPEVDFALALQASSSSKNSRTCYTVKALNLNSVSYNASIGTESDLKGGNGKGKEVSVVDVASDEWNKKFVPYDGEFNSFHHPGNDVNFIASVVADDLPGSKQWGKDWWWRQDGSGELCSKDYVMEWIGSQICPTDPDWYDDRKNIPGKSDINNSSLPLDKLEDANETRVREVGNQQHPDKEREKKDANGRHPCQKTHRKMQDWWKEEHTADIRRKRSKLKHLKMKWKKGFKLPHFGLGRRFYICQRKKFGGEQNRHDADTNGEFSFRRGLRKKNAHSNGSDIWSGDLFSRELSSTTSMRGTLCYIAPEYGGCGYLIEKADVYSLGVLILVIVSGRRPLHVLASPMKLEKANLVSWCRHLAQTGEILELVDERLKGKYNKDQASLCINLALICLQKIPELRPDIGDIVKILKGEMDLPPLPFEFSPSPPAKLIGRSRRKPKTNAE; encoded by the coding sequence ATGCCTTCAAGATCCTTCCCTCCAAGCCCAGGCCTTGCCGGACCCAGTTCCTTCAATAGAAACGAAGTCCTGTTCTTAGTCCTGACAATATCATCCTCTCTGGTCATCATCTTGACCATCCTCTACTTGCTCTACCATTTTTATCACTCCATTGCGAACGGGCCAAGAACAATCCCGTTTGACTCCAGTGCTCCTCTCAAGATCGAGAGGTTCTCTTACAAGGAGCTGAAATCTGCTACCTCGGACTTTGATGAGGCCAACATGATTGGGAAAGGCGGGTCTGGTACTGTCTTTAAGGGGGTATTGAAGGACGGCAAGTTAGTTGCTGTGAAGAGACTCGATGCCATGTCACTAGAGACAGAGAGGGAGTTCCAGAATGAGTTGCAGATTCTCGGTGGGCTTAGATCACCATTCCTGATCAATCTGTTGGGGTACTGTGTGGAGAAAAATAAGAGGATACTTGTGTACGAGTATATGCCAAACCGGAGTTTGCAGGAGCTGCTTTTCGGAGAAGGCGACTCGAGTTCGAGCTTGAGTTGGGAGAGGAGGTTTGCCATTATACTGGATGTTGCAAGAGCCCTGGAATTCTTGCATCTTGGTTGTGATCCACCTGTGATTCATGGAGATGTTAAGCCGAGTAATGTCCTGCTCGACTCGGAACTCCGGGCCAAGGTTTCGGATTTCGGCTTGTCGAGAATGAAAATCGAGGGCGAGTATGGGGTGGATATGTTCAGCCAGGACTTAGGCAAGAGTCAGGATTTATGGAAGAGCCAAGAGCTGTCAGGAACTCTGACTGCAGAGACTCCAGCTATTGCTACTCCAGTTGAACAAGCGGAGTGCGTGCCTGAGGTAGATTTTGCCCTTGCTTTGCAAGCTTCTTCTTCGTCAAAGAATAGTAGGACATGTTATACTGTGAAAGCTCTGAACTTGAACTCTGTTAGTTATAATGCTAGCATTGGGACTGAGAGTGATCTCAAAGGAGGAAATGGAAAGGGCAAGGAAGTCTCAGTTGTTGATGTTGCTTCTGATGAGTGGAACAAGAAGTTTGTTCCTTATGATGGTGAGTTCAACAGCTTTCATCATCCTGGaaatgatgtgaatttcattgCTTCTGTGGTTGCCGATGATCTGCCGGGTTCAAAACAGTGGGGTAAGGATTGGTGGTGGAGACAGGACGGAAGTGGTGAACTATGCAGTAAAGACTATGTCATGGAATGGATTGGCAGCCAAATTTGCCCAACCGATCCAGATTGGTATGATGACAGAAAGAACATTCCTGGAAAGAgtgacataaataattcatcGTTGCCATTAGATAAATTAGAGGATGCGAATGAAACCCGTGTTCGAGAAGTTGGGAATCAACAACATCCTGATAAGGAACGTGAGAAGAAAGATGCAAATGGAAGGCATCCCTGTCAAAAGACACACAGAAAGATGCAAGACTGGTGGAAAGAGGAGCACACAGCTGATATTAGGAGGAAGCGTAGTAAGTTGAAACATCTCAAAATGAAGTGGAAGAAAGGCTTTAAATTGCCGCATTTTGGTCTCGGTAGGCGTTTTTACATCTGTCAAAGGAAAAAGTTTGGAGGGGAACAAAACCGGCATGATGCTGACACAAATGGGGAGTTTAGTTTTAGAAGGgggctgaggaagaagaatgcTCATTCTAATGGCAGCGATATTTGGAGTGGAGATCTTTTCAGCCGCGAGCTAAGCAGCACGACAAGCATGAGAGGAACTTTATGTTATATTGCCCCAGAGTATGGAGGTTGTGGATACTTGATTGAGAAGGCTGATGTATACAGCCTTGGGGTGTTAATCCTAGTCATTGTGTCCGGGAGAAGACCGTTGCATGTTCTTGCCTCGCCAATGAAGTTGGAGAAAGCAAATTTAGTAAGCTGGTGTCGACACTTAGCTCAGACTGGAGAAATTTTAGAGCTTGTGGATGAGAGGTTAAAAGGCAAGTATAACAAGGACCAAGCTAGCTTGTGCATTAACTTGGCGTTAATTTGCTTACAGAAGATCCCGGAGTTGCGGCCAGACATAGGAGATATAGTTAAGATATTGAAAGGGGAGATGGATCTCCCACCGCTGCCGTTTGAGTTCTCTCCATCACCACCGGCAAAACTGATTGGCAGATCAAGGAGGAAACCGAAAACTAATGCAGAGTAA